A genome region from Haliotis asinina isolate JCU_RB_2024 chromosome 11, JCU_Hal_asi_v2, whole genome shotgun sequence includes the following:
- the LOC137255299 gene encoding uncharacterized protein has translation MELTTSSVILFQCIVVFCHGINPTTILNLGGSYDNILSAHSYELLKVKTLEHCHRVCLYSPKCLSVNWNVKTKYCQLNSEDVGTGTDLMMSTGNLYVPALSANIQDHACVPSPCQYGEVCIPAMATTSFVCLRPKNGTGTSTAFPTTVSATTAITTTTSTTTTTTTTPTTTTTITTTTTPTSTTITTTTTPTTTTTITTTTTPTTTTATPTTTTTITTTTTPTTTTTITTTTTPTTTTTITTTTTPTTTTTTTTTTTSTTTTTPKTTEDLYSDSFLRIQGYVVWLLNNKTYTGVSSVSTCEQYCVQYTVFLCKSYEYYYAQRWCFLQSFVKDDALSVWTADSRGDYFQRLRFSELSATTPS, from the exons ATGGAGTTGACAACATCCAGCGTGATTCTGTTCCAATGTATTGTCGTCTTCTGTCACGGCATCAATCCAACCACCATCCTGAATCTGGGTGGTTCATATGACAACATTCTCTCGGCACACAGTTATGAGttgttgaaagttaaaacattggaacATTGTCATAGAGTTTGCTTGTACTCTCCGAAATGTTTGTCTGTAAATTGGAATGTGAAGACAAAGTATTGTCAACTGAACTCGGAAGACGTTGGTACTGGAACTGATCTGATGATGTCCACGGGAAACTTGTACGTCCCAGCCCTGAGTGCCAACATCCAG GACCACGCATGTGTACCAAGTCCATGCCAGTATGGCGAAGTCTGTATCCCTGCCATGGCAACAACAAGTTTCGTATGTCTGCGCCCTAAAAATGGAACAGGTACAAGCACAGCATTTCCAACAACGGTCTCCGCAACAACAGCCATCACGAccactactagtactactac tacaactactactactcccacaacaactactactattacaactactactactcccacaagtactactattacaactactactactcccacaacaactactactattacaactactactactcccacaacaactactgctactcccacaacaactactactattacaactactactactcccacaacaactactactattacaactactactactcccacaacaactactactattacaactactactactcccacaacaactactactactactaccactactaccagtactacaactactactccTAAAACAACAGAAG ATTTATATTCAGATTCCTTCCTGAGAATTCAAGGATACGTGGTCTGGCTGCTCAACAACAAAACCTACACCGGCGTCAGCTCAGTATCCACGTGTGAACAATACTGTGTCCAGTATACGGTGTTCTTGTGCAAGAGTTACGAATACTATTACGCTCAAAGATGGTGTTTCCTACAGTCCTTTGTAAAGGATGATGCTCTCAGCGTCTGGACGGCGGATTCCAGAGGGGATTATTTTCAGCGTTTACGTTTTTCAGAACTCAGCGCAACAACACCGTCATAA